One Hyla sarda isolate aHylSar1 chromosome 11, aHylSar1.hap1, whole genome shotgun sequence genomic window carries:
- the ITGA10 gene encoding integrin alpha-10 isoform X3, which translates to MLHLPGHCPPPGRLEQHLPLVGVLQYGEIAVHEWSLKDYATSEEVVEAARNISRQEGRETRTAFAIHKACSEAFSPERGGREGATRLLIVVTDGESHDGDELPLALAECEKRDITRYAIAVLGNYMRRQQDPDSFINEIKYIASDPDDKYFFNVTDEAALNDIVDALGDRIFSLEATHERNESSFELEMSQVGFSIHIMEDGILFGTVGAYDWDGAVLKETRNSRVMPPRSAFEKEFPVKMKKHAAYLGYTVSSITLRSGRSMYIAGAPRFKHKGKVILFEMSRNGNVTISQALVGEQIGSYFGSEVCPLDVNGDGVTDILLVAAPMFLGNHHKETGRVYIYRVGQVLLTLNGTLHSERKVQDSRFGYAMASAPDLNHDGFNDVVVGAPLEDNHRGAVYIYHGYRNTILPAYKQRIDSASFHHGLTYFGRSVSAQMDLDGDGLGDLTVGSQGAVVMLRSRSIVRVNTTLQVTPTSINLLQKNCLRQGKESVCLNITVCFSVNSKSPSKWDSRFGLHYNLSLDDKKITPRAVFDENFQKLLSKRVRVTTGKVTCMNVGFHVIDTADYLRPIGVHLRFNLSDTESSPVLDDRCPTSVKRLVPFFKDCGEDDECITDLSLRAHMDINGTRDRPTVIRGERKKVTVEMELENRGENSYNTSLRVGFSRNLLFSSVSSKGDALNKVECTTLSPNTRSCSVSYPVLRSMTKVTFALEFEYSCASLLNRVQIRLSASSDNAEPDETLHDNSVQLSAHIRYEPELFIQSESSLNRYEVQPNLLSTQEPGPEFITKFKVQYVDCFPVYNVSVHIQTPARGYGGLYFMSVSRILSADDVVCMLSNMTRSRTAMVAIHPEDLGHTNILNCSNTWCETITCRVPVLKKNSELSLSILRIIHNHFFSNAKFRSVKVISEFFLDIKEDGVLFTDSAKHRTVSILELLQPVRLPLSLWILIGSVIGGLLLLALIIFILWKLGFFSRKMQGEEKEEAAKEEQ; encoded by the exons TTCCGAAGCTTTCAGCCCTGAGAGGGGCGGCAGGGAAGGCGCCACCAGACTTCTCATCGTCGTAACGGACGGCGAGTCCCATGACGGGGACGAGCTACCCCTCGCCTTGGCGGAATGCGAGAAACGTGACATCACCCGTTACGCCATCGCG GTGCTGGGTAACTACATGAGGAGACAGCAGGACCCGGATTCCTTTATCAATGAGATCAAATACATCGCCAGCGATCCCGACGACAAATACTTCTTCAACGTCACCGATGAGGCCGCGCTCAACGACATTGTGGACGCTTTAGGGGACAGGATCTTCAGTTTAGaag CGACCCACGAGCGGAATGAAAGTTCTTTTGAACTGGAGATGTCACAGGTCGGGTTCTCTATTCACATCATGGAG GATGGGATCCTGTTTGGCACAGTTGGTGCGTATGACTGGGATGGCGCGGTACTGAAGGAGACCCGGAACAGTCGTGTTATGCCCCCCCGGTCGGCCTTCGAGAAGGAGTTTCCGGTGAAAATGAAGAAACACGCTGCCTACCTGG GTTACACTGTCTCTTCCATAACGCTGCGCAGTGGGAGGAGCATGTATATAGCCGGGGCCCCCAGGTTCAAACACAAGGGGAAGGTCATCCTGTTCGAGATGTCCAGGAACGGCAACGTCACCATCTCTCAGGCGCTGGTGGGGGAACAG ATCGGCTCCTATTTCGGCAGTGAGGTGTGCCCGCTGGATGTCAACGGGGATGGGGTCACCGATATCCTACTGGTGGCCGCCCCTATGTTCCTTGGAAACCATCATAAAGAAACCGGGCGTGTTTATATCTACCGGGTGGGACAG GTCCTCCTTACCCTGAACGGCACACTCCACTCGGAACGCAAAGTCCAAGACTCCCGCTTCGGCTACGCCATGGCCAGCGCTCCAGATCTGAACCACGACGGCTTCAACGACGTAGTGGTTGGGGCACCACTGGAGGATAACCACCGAGGGGCCGTATACATCTACCACGGGTATCGTAATACCATCTTACCAGCTTACAAACAG AGAATAGACTCCGCCTCCTTCCACCACGGCCTCACGTACTTCGGTCGGAGTGTGAGCGCCcaaatggacctggatggtgacgGGCTGGGGGACCTGACGGTGGGCAGCCAAGGGGCAGTCGTCATGTTGAG GTCCCGCAGTATCGTTCGAGTAAACACCACCCTGCAGGTGACCCCGACCTCCATCAACCTCCTCCAGAAGAACTGCCTGAGGCAGGGCAAGGAGTCCGTCTGCCTGAACATCACCGTCTGCTTCTCCGTCAACTCCAAATCGCCCAGCAAGTGGGACAGCCGATTCG GACTCCATTACAACCTGTCCCTGGACGATAAGAAGATCACCCCCCGGGCCGTGTTCGATGAGAACTTCCAAAAACTCCTAAGCAAACGCGTTCGGGTCACCACGGGCAAAGTGACCTGCATGAACGTCGGATTCCACGTCATT GATACGGCTGACTATCTGAGACCCATCGGCGTCCACCTTCGCTTTAACCTGAGTGACACGGAGTCCAGTCCGGTGCTCGACGACCGCTGCCCTACTTCTGTAAAGAGACTG GTTCCGTTCTTCAAGGACTGTGGTGAGGATGACGAGTGTATAACGGACCTGTCCCTCCGAGCCCATATGGACATCAATGGCACCAG GGACCGACCGACCGTAATCCGGGGGGAGAGGAAGAAGGTGACTGTGGAGATGGAGCTGGAGAACCGGGGGGAGAACTCCTACAACACCAGCCTGAGGGTCGGCTTCTCCAGGAACCTCCTGTTCTCCAGCGTCTCCAGCAAA GGGGATGCCCTGAATAAGGTGGAGTGTACCACGCTGTCCCCCAACACCCGCTCCTGCAGCGTCAGCTACCCTGTCCTCAGATCCATGACCAAG GTGACCTTTGCCCTGGAGTTCGAGTACAGCTGTGCCAGTCTCCTGAACAGGGTGCAGATTCGTCTGTCCGCCAGCAG TGACAACGCCGAACCGGACGAGACCCTTCACGACAACAGCGTCCAGCTCAGCGCCCACATCCGATACGAACCCGAGCTCTTCATACAGAG tgaatccaGTCTGAACCGCTATGAGGTGCAACCGAACCTGCTGTCCACCCAGGAGCCCGGCCCGGAGTTTATCACCAAATTCAAG GTCCAATACGTTGACTGTTTCCCCGTATACAACGTGTCGGTCCACATCCAGACGCCGGCCCGGGGCTATGGGGGTCTGTACTTCATGTCGGTGTCCAGGATCCTGTCTGCTGATGAT GTCGTCTGTATGTTATCAAACATGACCAGGTCCAGAACCGCCATGGTGGCGATCCACCCCGAGGACCTGGGCCATACCAATATATTG AACTGCAGTAACACCTGGTGCGAGACCATCACCTGCCGCGTCCCGGTCCTAAAGAAGAACTCCGAGCTGTCCCTGTCCATCCTCAGGATCATCCACAACCACTTCTTCAGTAAC GCAAAGTTTCGGTCGGTCAAAGTGATCAGCGAATTCTTCCTGGACATAAAAGAAGATGGAGTCCTGTTCACTGACAGCGCCAAACATAGGACGGTG AGTATCTTGGAGCTGCTGCAGCCGGTCCGCCTCCCGCTGTCTCTGTGGATCCTTATTGGAAGTGTCAtcgggggtctcctcctcctggcactgatcatctttatcctatGGAAG TTGGGGTTCTTCTCAAGAAAGATGCAGGGCGAGGAGAAGGAAGAGGCCGCCAAGGAAGAGCAGTGA